The genomic region GCGAATGAGCATGTTGGAAGATCCGACAATGGTCACTAGTGAGTGGGAGAGGTTGCATGAGTGCTGGGGTTGCCCACTTGTATGGAGTGGGTAAACTTGGGCACGGATCGGTCTTGGCCGATAAGGTCCACATTGGAGGTCGGCATCTACCTCGGCGAACCGGCATGTCAACACGCACTGGCCCCATGACGTCGTGTCCGTTATCCTTGTCTCTGTTATCCTTTGGCAGCTTGCAAGGCTTCTCACACCTTGGACCTTTCACTTCACAACCATACGCACCTCCCAAGAACCACAACAATGAGCAAGTTCCCCCAACCGTGGTGCTCAACCGTCTCGTACTGGCAAGCGACGAACCGCGGTCCCTCGTCACTATACGGCCActccaccccccccccctgAGGCTGCGGACATCCTAATAATCGGGGCGGGAATGATGGGATGCGCCCTCTCGTACTTCCTCACCCGACCCAATAGTGCCGGAGCGGGGAAGCGGTTAGTCTGCCTCGAAGCCAAGGACGTGGCGAGTGGCGCCTCCGGCCGGAACGGGGGACAGTGAGTTGTCCCCTGCACATAGCTGATAAGTGTCGGCCCGAAGACGTACGCTCTGTGGCATCAACTCCAGCAAGAATACCCTCTCGGCGCGGGTCTCAGTCCTGAAGAAGCGACATGGGTGATGCAGAACGAGAGGGATaatctcgatctcgtcgagtCTCTCGTAAAGACGGAGGGACTTGATGTTGATTTCTGGCGCGGCGAATTACTCGAAAGTACGTGATATGTGGGCTCGCTAACCCAGCTCACCATGATCTGGAACGTACGCGGTGGGCTAAGGAACAGTATGGGAAATGGTTGGCACAGCGCCGCCGAATGGGATTGCACGGCGACGACTCGCGTTTCGTCGATCACGCGGGCGAGGCTGAGCGCCTGAGCCGCTTCCGAGGCGTCACGTCCGTCCACATCCGCCCTGGTGGCAGCGTTCACCCGTACGTTTCTCCTGTTTGGTCTGACATTAGACACAAGCTCGCCACCGCGCTGATGCGGCGCGCCCTCGATTCACCACATGCAAACTTCAGCTTACATCCCTGGACGCCTGTATCCGGCCATCCTCTCCGTGTTGGCGATAGCTGGGTCTTAAGGACGAGCGGCGGTTCGATTCGGGCCAAACGAGTCGTGTTGTGCACGAACGCACACACGCCGCACTtcttccccccctcctcgccattACATGGCCAGTGCGTCCTCCCGAGTATAGCACTGAGACAGTATCCAACCATATGTCGGACAGTGCAGTGCGATCACGCCCACAACCCCGTTCTCAGGGGATGGGGCGCTGGGAAACACATACAACACGCTAGATGGGCATTACCTCGTCCGTACTGGGAGTGGcgaactcgtcctcggtggTGGGACGGCACCGCTCGTGCGGTCAGGAAAGGTACCGCTGTCAAAAGTTCATGgcaacgaggacgacagTGAGGCATCCATCGATCCGGCGATTACGAGGGACCACGCGATTTTTATGCGCAATTTCATCGGATGGGGACCGGAAGCATACGGCGAGGGCCTGGTACGCACTTGGGTCGGGGTGCTGAGTTCTGTGCGCGACTGGCTTCCCCTGGTTGGCGAGGTTCCTGGGTCTCCGGGGCTTAGTTTGGCTGCTGGAGTATGACTCTGACAGATTGGGGCTGACGACAGTTTGCGGGACATGGGATGGCGCGCATTTTTGCGGTTGCACGCGGGTACGCTGATACCCTCAAGACTGGGGTTTGGGATGAGGCTCTGCTGCCCAAGTGCTTCAAAATTACGGAGGAGCGGTTAGCGCGCGCGGAGGAGTCACATGCGCGGTGGGTTAGGGAGCGCGGGCCGGCCTGTAAGGTCGTCGAAGGACAGATTGTTGATggcgccaaggccaagttGTAGTTGTGAATGTACTCACCAGAACCAGAGCTGTATTGGATATGGAGTAACGCCAGGGCTAGATGCTGATAATCAAGAGATGCGGTCCGCGTTGCTGGCCAGGCAGCTGCGGATGCTAGTCGGCGATGATACAGAGGGAGTCTGGGGAGAACGCCGCGGCGATGGTCCTAAGTTGGATTAGCCAAACATCAGAGCTCTCTACGACCGTTGTGCTTGGTAGGTTAGATACATCTGTAAGATAGAGACTCTCTGGCCCCCCCACCCAAGCCTAGACTCCAGCGCACAAGTGCCTCCCTGTCTGGGGGGGGAGGGACACACGCGCGAGCTAGAGATACATACGAAGTACATATTCAAGATCGTGGGCCCAGAACTTCATCAGTCTCCACCTGGCTCATTACTGTTGTAGAGTGAATGTACGATGCATCGAATACGGTTGAAGGTGTGCGCAATTTAAGGGCTCGGGTCGTAGGGGCTCGGGTACTACAACAATTACGACGTCGTCTGTCGGTGACAGTAGAGCTAACCGAACGTATGGCGTCGGAGATGATCCCGTGGTGCTCCTAAAAAGGCGTCGCTGGCTCTGGCGGAAGCGGAGAGTGGTTGATCATGGACTACTAATTTATCAATTTTTGGCAGAGCGCTACGGGCGCCCTCCCATAATGTCGCCGTCTTGTCCGTCTCGAGGCAGTACTGCTCTTCTCCCACCCTGTCCCGGTACTGAGCATGTGAAAGAAACTGGAACCGGCTCCTGTCTGCATCAAATGCTGACCAGGTGAGGGGAATATACTCCTCCAACTGCTCCTCCAAGGTGTCCCCACGGCGATCGTTGGGCCGGAGTCCGACAAACGTAATCTTGGGCAGCGGCCGGCTGTAGACCATCATGAGACTAAGCCCTTTCTTGACTAACGGAAACGCCTCATCGAGCTCAGCCGGTTCGTCCTCCAAGAACATGAAGACGATTTCCCTCGGAGTCTCGCGGTCAATGCCCTGGAGATGGCTGAACGATACCGCAGGGATGGATTGATAGTGGGTGCGCTTGAGTTTGGAGATCTTGTGTAGGCTCCAGTGATCTCGCATGTACGCGATGTTCGGGACGACGTAGCGGACGCAACGTACTTCCCCGCGAAAAGCATCCCCCTGGAGTGAGGGTGCATCAAAGTCAACGATAGTGGGGGCACGAATGGGGTATGTGGATCGGCCATGCCGCCGTAGAATCAGAGTGTTGCTAAAATAGACGACGAAGCCGTTGATGGGGCGGCATGGGTTCAAGTTTGTGTCCTCTAGGTCGACCACGAGGTTATATTTGTCGATCGTTGTCGATATCAGAGTCTGGTCGTCCCCCACCACCTGCATTGCGACATGCTTGCCGTGCGTGTCGAAGATCTTCAGCGGGTGGATGAGGTCCCCGGGGTTGACGTGCATGTGGCGCACTACGAGCGGTGTTGCCTCGCGGCGCCATTCTGCGTTGACAAAAACGGCCTCGATGAGGTCCTTGGAGCCGAGATGATTGACGACCTTTTTATGCACGATGTGGGGTAACCTGCCTGCAATGGTCTGTCCGGGATATATCGAATTGATGTCGCACATGCATGGCAGCTTGGGGATAAGCGGTTCGCATCCTCCAACACTGACAGAATGAATGCTGCATGCTCCAGGACTGGCAGGATGGATCCTCGGGGCGGAGCCATCCTGCGGGACAACATCCCAAGCCTCTTCGTCCGGCAGCTTTGGGGGAGCCAGTCAGCAGTGACCATAAGGCAACGAGCAGACAAGACTCACATCAAACGGTGAGATCGCGATGTTCTTCTTGTCGGGGAAGTGCATGTGTTCTTGAGGTCCATATGttcttggccgcggcgggcgcATTTGAGCTAGTGGGATGGTGGGCGAAGGAGAAATAGGTAATGTGAATAGGTAATGTGGAAGAAGTATGACTCTATGTATGGCTTTATATATGTTGTAGGTTTGCCACCGGTTCATGTCGAGTCATACCTTGCAAGACACGGCGGTATGTATTTGGGCACTGTCTCACTTATTGTAGAGCAGTCTCGCTCTACCGCGCTATACACAGTTCTTGCTGTTGACGGATGGTGTTTCAGTTGAATGAAGAGTCGGGAGAAACAGGGTTAGTTCCCTCCCAGAAGTGTTTGGACAGATCGCGAACGTCACCCTGGAAGCAGTTTGCTCCTGTTTCCGAACGCCGCAATCTTTGAAAGTTATCATAGAGACATGAACTTGAAAGGATTCACATCGATGTAGATTAATCCTGCACACATCCCAGCTCTCTCCTTTACTCCCAACTACATATATCTGGGCTAGTTTCACAACTTTCAACACTATGTAAGTGAAGATGGCCAAGATGGCCGGCTGGCTCAGGGCTGATACCGCACCAGCTGGACCATATTCAGGGAATGTGGCACCTCAGATGCTGTCTGCCTTCATGCATGTGCAGAAACTGAGAGCATTATTTATATATAAGAGCTGAGAAGCACATATGTTATAGCCTATCCCCTTAGCTAACTGTATATGTCTTGATGAAGATACTCTCATTGTAGTTTGGTGAAAAATGGCTCTCGAAAGAAGGAGCCTAGAAAAGCCTGGAATGTGACGTTTCGCAATCTGTCTCAACAATTTTGGTATTCTGGTAGGTTGGGTTAGGTTTGGTATTTTGGTAGGGCACTATTCAAACGCAATAATCTGTGGGCAACGCACACCCCGAATGCTGAGCTTCCCGTTCACTATGAATCACAGCGAAGCGTTGCATCGGGCTTTGACATGGCTCGAGGCCACAACCGGGAGGTGGCTCTCTGTTCCTCTGGTTCGGCTGGACGACAGCGTACATGTCTGTCCCACCAGGTTGGTGCTGCGAATGCGGCACCAAGGCGTGGGTGACGATGTTCGCAAGCCCCATTTGCGATTATGTGTAGCCTCAGCAAAGGTAGTCACCTACCCTACGACGCCACAGATTGATTACCATAGGACACAACAAACGGTGTCTGAGGCTACAAATACTGCGATGTGCGATTACTTGCGAAACATTGGGCGTGCCAAAACCGAGATCCCCGAGGTTGGCACAGGGGCCGTTGCGTTGCGATCTTTCAAGCCATGGTACACAGATTTCACCATAAGACAGGTCACGCAACGGTCCCCAGAGAAGGCTGAGCCGGGGTGGACAACTCCAGAATTAGTGATAACGAAATGGACAGCAGGGACCAAAGTCGGGTTCTGCATCAGCAGTGTTTCCGAATCGGGTTTCACTTACGTGGTTGCATTTGGCACACACATGCCATTCACCGAGTCGCTGAGGGGATCGGCCACGAAGAATTGGGTAAGGCTGTGCCAAGTGGGAACTTGCGGGTCATTTGGTGCGCCGTCCAAAAAGCTGAAGCCTCGAATGCTGACTGCCAAGCCCTACAACCCAGCGATCCAGCGATCCGTTAGGGTTGATATTGGGCACGACATTTTGAACACAGAGCGTGAAGCAGCGCTCTGTCATCAATCGTCGATGATACGATCCACTTATgccttcttgagcgcccactcgccacgCACACCTCCTTCAAACGCGAGCCACACCCGTCTCACGCGGCAGTTAGGGTATACACGCACCCTCTCGACGCTCCCAAACAGCTCGGGCATGGCAGCCAAGTCAGCGCGCCGCTTCCTCTTCCcattctcctcctcctcctcaggCCTCAGTTGACGGAAGAGGGGGACGAGTTGGCGCAGGTCAACAACGACCTCACACCATTCGGTGGCGCCGTCGTGGGGTGTGGCTAATGGCAGGCggagaaggggaggagatCGGGGAAGGAGAGCCGCCTCAGTCTACGTTTAGCGCCTTCCttgccttcctcgtcgcgaCTTACCCTACCACTCTCGAGGCGAAtacgtcctcgccgcccacgaTGATCAAGAACGGTCACTTCGAGAGCCCAATGCCTCTGACcgagcgccttgacctGCGCACCCAGCCATGGGAGTGTCGCGCCTAGTGGCTGTTCCGCGGAACCTATTTGGATAAAGGTATCGCCAACCATGGGTGACTGGAGGTGCACCACATTGCCGGCGATGTTGCCACCACGCTTGTGCTTAGGTACATGTTGCGATGAACGACCCTCTGGGCGAGGATAAGCCATGTCAGGGAGCACTTGGACGGTGGACTTGGGAGATGGTCCGACTTGCGACTTCCAGAGGGGCGGAAGGGATGCATTGTCGCTcgagaggagggtgagagtTGGGGGCTAGGTCATCAGTCAGCCATAACTATAATCTCACCTGTACTGTTCCTGCCAGCAATGCAGTGGGCATGGCGATAGTGTTGTTTATGGACAAGCGGGAAGCTGAGAGGAGGAATGGAGAGGTGTACTTTtcggcggtggaggtttCGCCACGTGGATTAGGCCCCGGGATTTTTCTCTTTCGTCCGCAAGATGCGCCAGACTGTATCTCAACTCATCCTCTAGACTCCAGAACCATGTCGCGCTTCGCCCTCCGCGCGCTCTCGACATCTGcacgcgcgctcgaggccgccgccgaagccgcTCCTGTGGCTGCGGTCGAGCTCCGGCCAGAGTGGACGCCCAAGGGCAAGCCTCAACCGACCCGCCCTTCGCGCGGGAcccgcgtcgccctccCGAACGGGCTGCCCGAGCCCACGAGCTACCCCCCTTCCAAGAGCTACCTTAacaaggtggaggagatgcGCTTCAAGGGCGAGGTACCTAAGCCTCACCCGCTGTGGGCGTTCTTCCATGTCCCGGCCGAGTCTATGGAGGTGACTGCGGACACCAAGTTCCCACCCGACTTTGGGAGTGTGCCGCGGTtggagaatgagaatgTGGAGCTCAAGTCGGGTGAGTGTGTCCGATaggatgaggaggggatGCGAGATACAGAGATGGGGCTGCGGAGGGCGAAGGccagtggaggagggaagagcGGCGAAGGACGAAGTATGACGACAGGACGGGAAAGACGATGGGGGTCGGGAAGGAGTCGGCGCTGGGCGTGATGAAgagaagggagggagggtaGTGCAAGACAACGCCGAGTGCAGACGTTGCGCACGAGTGTAGAAAACAGCATCTCACGCGCCGGTGACAACCTGCGCTCGGACGGACATCACGTACCTTCCTTCACCCCACGTCAATAGACAGAGCTAACCTCAGGCCGCTCCTGGTCCGCGCCTGAACTGCGCCTCAAGTCATTCGGGGACCTCCACACCCTGTGGTACCTGCTCCTGCGGGAGCGTAACGTGATCGCGACCCAGAAGGCGGAGCGCAAGCGTCTTCGCGTCGCACCGCAGTACGGTGGCAAGCTGCTGAGCATCCGGAGcttgagggtgagtgtCAGCGGAGTTGGGCAGCAAGCTCTGAAGGCTGTGATGTCTGGAGTCCAGCCTCTCTGCCTCTcttccctccatccccgCCCCACCATTTGTTTGCTCACCCCAGTGCCGCAAGTCGATGGCGCGCATCAAGTACGTGCTCAACGAGCGGCGTCTCGGTGCTATCGCGGCTGCCGCGCCCTCCGTGCACGCTGAGGCTACCGCGCGCGTCACTGTCCCCTTCGCGCTGAGGGGCATCAAC from Cutaneotrichosporon cavernicola HIS019 DNA, chromosome: 2 harbors:
- the MRPL4 gene encoding uncharacterized protein (Mitochondrial 39-S ribosomal protein L47 (MRP-L47)) translates to MSRFALRALSTSARALEAAAEAAPVAAVELRPEWTPKGKPQPTRPSRGTRVALPNGLPEPTSYPPSKSYLNKVEEMRFKGEVPKPHPLWAFFHVPAESMEVTADTKFPPDFGSVPRLENENVELKSGRSWSAPELRLKSFGDLHTLWYLLLRERNVIATQKAERKRLRVAPQYGGKLLSIRSLRCRKSMARIKYVLNERRLGAIAAAAPSVHAEATARVTVPFALRGINDPASQVEALAGRHPIPDVLSAEDRAALAAAKDARNDAILARKAALKAARRAAKRAEKLEQEMTDAEVEALVQAEEDVAKEEAVTKKIEDQVAAKEAEASPVKEEAAPAKVEAAPATSKN